Genomic DNA from Porites lutea chromosome 4, jaPorLute2.1, whole genome shotgun sequence:
ACCTGAGAATAAAGGACCATATGTCATTTTTGGCTAATAGTTTAAATACAAACACAAACTCATTGTGCTGATCTCCACTCATATTTGGACAATAATTTTTTATAGTCACTCTTCTATCATGTGGGTGTGGTTATTTTGTGAGAACAAATGTGTATCTGGTTGAGAACCCGTCTCCTCAAGCATGCTGgcttattttttaaacattttttattccatatcaaatcaaatcaaatcaactttATTGGTACAATAATCCTAAAGACGTTCTCAGGAATATTAAGCCTTAGTAATataatttttcttcagtttcACTTGGAGTTGCATGCCTTACTTGTCAGGAGCATTGAAGCCATCAGGGCAtcaactcaagaaaaaaaagaacaaaaaacagaaagcaAAAGTAGAGATAGTACTCTTAAAGCCAAAGTGAATGCAGTCAATTACATTGTACTCACAATGCACAAATAAGATTGGGAATTGCTGTGACAATGATTGAAACTGCTGATAAATTTAAGATATGTTGATATTCTTATAGTGCCATGATAGATTGCTATTCTTTAGTAATAATATTCTAAAACCAAAGCAAAGTGAAGCATGGCTTTGGAAGTAGTctattctctttcttttatgCTTCTCCTACCTTTGTACCCTTTGTTGCTGGCATGGCCATTTTTCTCCTCTTGTGTATCTCACTCAATGGACTAACAAATAAGACAGACTGCTTGTTGTCGAGTAATATTAAATTCTTTATTTACTTTCTTGGGTTGCTTTATTGTAATCTGGAGAAAATCCAGGACAACATTTATAGTTAAAATTGTACATGAAAGTAATGCCCAGGGCATTACTTTATCAGTATAATTACACCTgtactttaatttttgttttctagttAGCATTACAGAATGCTTTGAGGTATTTTCCTCACACCTGTCATCATGCGCTTGCTACGGAGTTTGCTGATGAGCTTAGACAATATGGCCACATCTACATGTATCGTTTTAGACCAGAAATTGAAATGCGGTAAGTTTACTACTGTATGCCATTATTTTGGTTGTTATCTGGTCTTTTTGCTTTGTCAGTCTACTCAATGACCACCACCAACCTTAACAGAACATTTTATGAGTTTTCATGAAAACTGATTGCAGATTTGCACCAGATCACCCTATGgtttgaacaacttggcccagGGTAGCAATAGTTGTGCAGCCAACATCttgcaacaaaagaaatattatGCCTTTTCCTATGTTGACACTGTATGTGGCCTTAAAGTTTGTACAGATAAAGATTATTTTCAgtgcatttgttttgtttggcaTAATGAAGCACAACTGGTAATTGTCATGTGTAGAGGTGACAGgaggtttaatttttatcaagAGGAGATGTACTAATGTATGGGCTGGTGCTGGCCAGGCAGGACAATAATGTCTTGACTATGCACAGTGTGAAACTGGCAGTTAGCAGGTTTTCATGCagtgtttaaatttttatttgatttgaacATTTTCATGCTTCTTTTATAACGCAAGAGTCAGAAAGATCATTAATATTTGCTTATCATGTGGTTTTTTAATAGTGCTTACCCCATTGAAGAGTATCCAGCAAAAACACGACAAGCAGCAGCAATCATGTTAATGATTATGAACAATCTGGATGCCAGAGTTGCTCAGGTATATATGCAGCTAGCAAACCATCACATTTTTTAGccagtgtagtgtaaccagtgtgtattttaattttcaactgTCTTGTGTACATGTTTGACCACTCTTTGTTACGAGAGATTGATAAGAGGGTTTAGACGAAGGTTTTTTGTTTCAAACCTCATTAAGCCAGGGTATTGACTTGGAGTTTGTGTTTTGtaactttcttttgttatttgcatTGCTACGATTTACAATGAAATATAAGGTCGTCCAAACATCCAATCTACTTATCACTTTTCTCAGAGGAGTAACCAATATAATTCAAGTAAACAAGAAAGAGTCTCTGTTATATCAGTGTTATTGTATAAACAttaaaagattttcttttgaGTACTATAGGTGTTTTGGGCATGCTTTTCTATTTTGACTATTACATGCTTATTTAAACTAGATTAatatcaaattttattttcatgcctTGCCTATGTAGTTTCCTCATGAACTTGTGACATATGGAGGGAATGGTCAGGTCTTCTCCAACTGGGCTCAGGTAATGAACCTGAATCTTCTTAACACGTGCTTCATTATTTCTGTTAAATTTTATCAGAGCAGATGCAAGTGAGGCCAATCATGCTTGTCAGTCATGCTTGTCTCCTGCTCCATGCCTGCCTTGTTCTTGCTTAACGCCTGTTTTGGCAGGCCAGTATTTTTTTACCTTCCCCCTCCCTGGTCACTGATGTACAGGTAGCACCACATGGCTTAGTTATTAACATGCCAGATTTATGGATGTATTCTAAGTTTGATTCTTGGCCatgctattttgttttgtttttctaagcATGAAATTATTTGCGTTATGTTATTTAAATATATCTGTGTAACTGGTTTACTCGCAGCATAAATCTTGAGTGGGAACCCTGTTACGGACCAGCTTTCCATCAAGGGGTGGGTTGTTGCATGTACTCCTTAGGTGTTTTGACATGCtattttaattgaaattaatgtgTGATTAATGTGTGGTCCTGTAATCCTGTTTTTCAGTTTTGGCTTGTGATGCATTATTTATCAGAGATGACCGAGGAACAAACTTTGGTGATGTGTTCAGGACATCCACAAGGTCTCTTTCCCAGCAGTCCCTCAGCTCCAAGAGCCATCATTTCTAATGGCATGGTAATCCATATTAGTTCTGCAAATATTTTTGATacattgaaaaaaatacaatattgtGTGATCTCTTGAGTGTGTTATTTGGTTTTATTAGTGATAAAACCAGAAAAGCAAAAGATtttatggaaaaataaaaaatacatctttttctttgtcattaGCTCAGATTAGTTTGTTTGAAGAGTGAAGGAAATTCATCCTTATATTATGGCCATTATGATTAAGAACATTGAACtggaaaacattgtttttgtagCTGAACTGCTGTACTTGATCTGGTAGTATTGGTGACCCCTGTTCACTTGCTTTTGCCTTTGTGAGGGAAATTCATCCTTATATTATGGTCGTTATGATTAAGAACATTGAACTGGAAAACATCGTTTTTGTTAGTTGAACTGCTGTACTTGATCTGGCAGTATTGGTAACCCCTGTTCACTTGCTTTTGCCTTTTGTTGACTCTATGTACAGGAAGTAGGTTTTGCCGAGAACTCATAATCTGGCCACACTGGATTTCATAGTTTTATATAGCCAAGGGTTCACTATATGTTTTCTTAGAGCACACTTTTAGTTCATGACTATGGTTAATGTGCCACTTTTACAGCTTATTGATATGCCAGCCTTACTTGCTTCTAGGTTATTCCAAATTATTCCTCAAAAGAACTCTATGATAAGATGTTTGCTTTGGGTGTAACAATGTATGGGCAAATGACAGCGGGAAGCTACTGTTACATTGGTCCACAGGGAATTGTCCATGGAACAACGGTAAAGTTAAATATGTTTAGACTGACAATCGAATGATTTTATTTGTAAAAGTATATTCTTATTATATTCCTAGCCCAGGCACGACAGTGCAAGCTACTATATTGTAGTAACGGACAACCTATTTTTGCTTTAACGTCTAACAGTCATAAACATTATAAAGAGTACCtgttgcatgaaaaaaaaatctttatcaaGAAAACATGAATTTTGTAGCTTTGTTTCTTATTCAGATTGTGGTGTTGAATGCTGGTAGAAGACGGCTGGGAGTCAGTGATTTAAGGGGAAAGGTACATTTTCTTATCCTTGCATATTAGCAGGTTAATTATCAACATATTTTTCTTGATCAAGAAATTGGTAAGGAATTTTGATAAAAAGTCACAATAGAAGAACATCAGTGGTACATTCATATGATTCATTAAGCAGTCACTTACGGCATTATAACTTTGTTGAGCACAAGGAGGAATCCTGTCCTACCGgcaacaacaacgagctttatttgcatgaccatacaaacacatacagtattgcaaaagctatgtttaggaatcaaaattacaacacagggAAATTATGTTACTTTGACAATAATTTGTCACGAGgatcaaaacaagctgaaatatattttatgaattgtatattgataaagtaattagaagagttAATCAGTTCATTTATCAAAACGTTTATAGGTAataactgggtaatatttggaatcagagtcttgactttatagtaaaatttgttcctaatcatagagtatgtaggacattgaaaaggaaagtgaacttcgtcttctattacattgcatccacaaaaaagggcaatgcctattatccttcgtagtttgattgtatctgcctatttctatcattagtttgtgattgcttattcatagttttactaaagccctTCTCCCAGCTGTTCCTCTTGCTAAGTCTAAGTAACTAGAGGAGGTATGATcggttttaaaagatctataaaattcaagtttttgagaatgttgaaaGGTATTTTGCCAATATGAGATATATTCCTGTTTCATTGAACTTACATAGCTTTTTACCATAGCTGTATCTAATAAATCACGGTTAAAGTCAGGAAGCTTAAAGTATTCTGACATATTCATTAAATGAGAGTGGaagctatttttgccattacagtgtaagtcgaatgacattaaaaaaaagcTCCTTGTTTGATGAGAGGCTTTCTCCATCTGGGGAGCCATAAGAAAATTGATAGTGACCAGCTAGCTTGTTCCAGGAAGGGTAAAGATTTGTATGCTCAGCCGCATGAAGCCCAGCATGTGAATAAAAGATATCAACCCTTTCTTTTTAAAGAACATTCCTGAGCGATTACATCACAATTTTGTGCTGCTCGTCAAGCTATGAATGCCTACGTGAATGGGTGTATAATGATTAGCAAGGAAAGAATCAATCTCGACTTTGATATTTCGGTCAATGATTATCAGTTTAATACAGTTGAGCCACTTCTTATTGACACATCTCTATTATGGACAGTTCTCTTGGTCCTAAAAATACTTACCATCACAATTCCTCTGCTATAATTATGGACTTGATCTACACTCTAGTTCTGTTATGTGGACAACAATTTTGGCTGACtggcttttttttgttcattttaatgAATGAGATTTGGCTGTTACATTATTTGAGTATTGAATAATAATGTCAGCATCCTCTAAGATTCAATAATGTTGTTGTAGGTCTTTGTTACGTCAGGTTTGGGTGGAATGAGTGGTGCACAGGCCAAAGCTGCTGTAATTGCTGGCTGTGTTGGAGTGGTGGCTGAGGTACATAAAATGTTACATATTTGTCTTATTCCATTTGGGGTGGTTCCAAAACATCAACACCTTGTTGAAAATATGAGACCTGCTTAATGTGGCTAAAGAGAGTGAATAAAACACCTGAAAACAAGatgtaaaattaatgtttccAAGATCTTGCAATCAAATCAATATTTTCTAGATCTTACCTTTAATATTCCACCTCTTCTACTTTAACTTTTTGTAGtgaagtttttattattatgtagTAATAATGTAATTTATTACACAGGCTTTCCACTGCATATGTATTGCACATTTGATTAATGTCTTGCAGGTTAATGAAGCTGCCTTAAAGAAAAGACATGAGCAAGGGTAAGATTTTGTTATGACTTTTTCACTCTACTATAACCTGGTAACTTTTTAGCGTCCAAAACATTATAACCAAAGTTTCTTGTCTATAATGTGGATCCTAAAGTTTTCGTTTTAATAATGTAACAGTGTTTTCTGGCTTGTCTTTGTTGTTAGGTGGCTAATGGAGTACACCTCTGATGTGAATGTGTGCATTCAAATGATAAAGTAAGTCCTGAGAAGACATACTTGGTTCATCAACACCTTCAGCTGCCCCTCTGCATATTGTGTGTCTTGTAGTACAGTGTATTTTATATGAAGGCTTTGTCTTGTATTAGACTAGCTATGAAGTGTGTAAAAAATTTTTCCACGGTGTATAACCTTCCTAGTCATATCAAGACAAATTCCACTGCAATAAAATCTCTCCTTTTGTGTTGTaattttccaaaatcacctcGTGTCTGTTAGAAATACAGATATCCTGAAAAATGGTCACAAATACACCATATGCGTCCTTATCACAGAGTATGTGAAGGGCTTGCTCTTATActcttgttttaaaactgaGGCATTGGGGCAAATTGGGAATTATGGCCTATATATATCCAGTCCTGCtttcaaatttgatttttgtgtgtgtgtgcaGGAAAGCTAGGCAGCTGAAAAAGCCGCACAGTTTGGGATACCATGGAAATATAGTTGACTTGTGGTGAGTGAACTGTTTGTCAAGAATTGCTACGTTTTATGATGAGACTTGTCATGAAGCTTTGTAGATTTGCTGCTGTGTGATGCCATAAGAAAAGAAGCGAtgacaaaatgaagaaaacgtACATGGCGACGTTGATTCTTTATCATGTTTTATCTCTAGGGTGTTTACAGTACAGCTAGTGATGCTGGCGGCCAGCCCCAGATAAAGCatgtaaaattgactttttgtAACCCGTTATTTCCCAAATTAAGACAGCACATTATACTGATTCTAGTTAGCTTTTCTTTTAGCCACTGTTATCAAAGAGATTCTGACGACATGGTTATTTTGTTCCATTAAAGGGAGCGTCTGGTACAAGAATATGAAAGCACTGGTGAACTTCTTGTGGAGCTTGGCTCTGATCAAACTTCCCTCCACAATCCTTTCAATGGTGGTTACTACCCTGTGCAGGTCAGTGATGTCACAGGAATTCCAAGCTCGCGTTACAAGAAAGCGAGTGTTTCTCCTGGATGGTTGAGTGTTTCGTGGGGTTTTTCTCAAATTGGGACTCTGTCTTTCAGTTAGTGCCTAAACGTCTTAACAAAGAGCAAAGGAAGCCCAAACAGCGAGAAAAGAGATTTTTTTGGTGTCATAAGCTCTAGGTGGCCGTACTGACAGAACACTCTGATTGCGTCTTACGGAGGCCATTCTTGTATAATTTGACGACCGTTTCTTTTTACTTATACGTAGGTGAAATTTGATGAAGCAAACGAAATCATGAAAGATGATCCTGAAAGGTTCAAAGCCTTAGTTCAAGAAAGGTATGTTTACTATTAGAATTATATTGACTTAAATTATTATCATACAACAGCAAACCGTCTCTGTTAACAGCTTTGTCGTTATATATCTTTCAGCCTTCGTCGTCAGGTTGCAGCTATCAATAGACTGACTGCACGTGGAATGTTCTTTTGGGACTATGGCAATGCATTTCTCCTCGAGGCTAGTCGTGCAGGTAAAACGTTACAAACTAAGCGAGCAAACATTGCAATCGTGTAAAgtagaaagagagagagagagagctcTGTTTGAAGAAACACTATTTATTCAGGTAGAATTCAGTGGGTTGATTGCTTTGATAGGTAGTTTTTGTTCgttataaaaatgaattttaaccTATTTTTTGCAGTCTTTTTGCATCAGttaattccagctgcgcccaccGTCCTCCAAGCCAAATTTCGTGCGCCCCGGGTGTCGGGCATTTGTCAACCTTGGGGCCAAACCCTGTCTTTTTACGCCACATTGTTTCTGACTCGAAATCAAATGAGATAGTGAGATCGGGAGCGATCCTAGTGAGTCGACgtactttttgtttattgaatCAATCTTGTTTCGATCAATTAAGTGGCCTTAATATTCAGAACAGCTGGCTTTTATACGAAAGACCATTTAATCTACGTCAGTGCTCTAAATGGCTTGTTTGCTAGCCTGCAAATACATCCGTCTTTACTCGCTCCTCCTCGACGCTTAGGAAAAAGAGGCGAGGAGCTAGCAGAGACGAATGTAGTCGCAGGCTTAAGGACATGACGCACTCGGTTTtcaataaactatgacatcatctgCCTTAAACCTGTCAAATCGGTTAAACAACCTAACATAGCAAGTTGCGTTATGTTAAAGAGACTTCCCCGCATTCTTTCTTACGATAAAGACAAAAGACGATGAGATCATCGAAGTAAATGTATCCCTACCCTCAATAATGGAGCTCACCGGCCAAAAAGCGGTCTAAAACATCCGTACTATACTACTACTATCAAGACAAACTACATTAGAAGGTTACATTTTATGGCACGTAGCACTGATCAATATTACTTTACCCCGATGCTTTTATGTTCTAAGGAGCTGATGTGTGCAAAGAAGGAGCGCCTCTGGGAGTGTTCCGTTATCCTTCCTATGTACAGGATATTATGGGGTAGGTACTGACAGCAATTTATTTAGTTCTTTCCTCCAGCAGTTAACATTCGCGTTTTGCAGCTGCCCGCTTAGAGACGTTTGGCAGGATACAGTTCTGTTGTGaaatgtcatgtgacctcaaagtaaccaatgagagcacGCGTTGCTACCTTTATACCCAACGTATTGTGCCTAAGTTCTGTGTCTATCTATTTTAAAAGTATTGTGATAATAACCTTCGTTCCGATTCTCGAATGTATTTACAGAATCTTTTGATTTGATTTACAGCGATATTTTCTCAATGGGCTTTGGACCATTTCGGTGAGTGAATGAAAAACAATTATCTTTGCGTTCTGAATCTAAAACGTTCAAAAATGGATATAATGAAATCGTTACACCTTCGTAAGTATCAAAGACATTTTATTCTGCGTCGACTACTGTTTGGAAAAACTTAACTTTCGCGAAGGAATTGATTCCGTCACATCTGCTTCGTCTCTTATTATTATCATACCATGTTTAACGCACATTTTCCTCATCCCCCCTTGTACATTTAGATGGGTTTGTACTTCCGGTCTGGCAGCCGATCTGGCAGCAACTGATGAAATCGCCAGAAAAGTATTGGAGCAAATTATGGCTGAAGGATGTGAGTTTCAAGCCATTTAACTATCATCATCTTGTTAATTGAtagtttttaatattctttttctAAGCACACCAAATCATACAGCCTGGCAATGTTTCGACATTTTTTTGGAAACTAGGATGCACTACCTCCTTCCCAGGGCCCGGGTCTCTTTTTCGTCCTCTTCAGGGTACCGGAAGAGGAGAGAGCCTGGGAATGAGGTGTAATTGCACATTTAATATTTAATCTTTAATCCGCTATCTAAACTTGACCTGTGTGACGTTTTCAGGAGGAAAATTTCAGGAAACTCTTGCTCGCTTCCCTTGGCCTCAATGAAAATAACATTATCAACGCGAACAACTTCAAAcgtgttaattttgtttttgcagtACCTGTTGAAGTAAAAGCTCAATACGAAGACAACATTAAGTGGATAGAAGAAGCGCAGCAACACCATTTGGTTAGCTTTTAAAACCTGTACACATCAATATTTATAGAGAACCTGCTTTGCCATAGGACAAATTGActattttttgaaataaagtataattttcctttcattaTCTAACGGTGAAATAAAGGTTTGtgtgtacatgtaaataaaactaaaatggGACGTGATTACATCGCAGACTTTTTTACGCACACCGCTAACTTGCATTTGATgatttgatg
This window encodes:
- the LOC140933929 gene encoding urocanate hydratase-like; protein product: MASLKEICGGLPVDPLPSPRDRDESVPHAPVRTVNLSDDERRLALQNALRYFPHTCHHALATEFADELRQYGHIYMYRFRPEIEMRAYPIEEYPAKTRQAAAIMLMIMNNLDARVAQFPHELVTYGGNGQVFSNWAQFWLVMHYLSEMTEEQTLVMCSGHPQGLFPSSPSAPRAIISNGMVIPNYSSKELYDKMFALGVTMYGQMTAGSYCYIGPQGIVHGTTIVVLNAGRRRLGVSDLRGKVFVTSGLGGMSGAQAKAAVIAGCVGVVAEVNEAALKKRHEQGWLMEYTSDVNVCIQMIKKARQLKKPHSLGYHGNIVDLWERLVQEYESTGELLVELGSDQTSLHNPFNGGYYPVQVKFDEANEIMKDDPERFKALVQESLRRQVAAINRLTARGMFFWDYGNAFLLEASRAGADVCKEGAPLGVFRYPSYVQDIMGDIFSMGFGPFRWVCTSGLAADLAATDEIARKVLEQIMAEGLPVEVKAQYEDNIKWIEEAQQHHLVVGSQARILYSDHRGRVAIAEAFNKAISEKRLMGCVVISRDHHDVSGTDSPFRETSNIYDGSSFCADMAVQNVIGDSFRGATWVALHNGGGVGWGEVVNGGFGLVLDGSQDAGSKACMMLSWDVNNGVARRCWSGNIHAKKAICKAMEENPLLKVTIPCHVQDITLLDKALKP